The genomic interval CTAACAGCAAAAAGAAAATCAATGCGACAGCAAGATAGCGGCCTTCCGTAGTCTTCGGTGCTAAAGGTAGCTTCACGGATCCATCTCCTGTCGGGAAGCAATCGGGGTAATGAGCGTGCTCCACAGCACATTCTGTGTGGTATCACCGCAGATAATCATCTGTGGTAACTGAGTTTGTCGGGCGATTTCGGTGGCAGCAGCGATAGCCAGCCAGGGGGCCGCGGCTCCGGCATGTCCCATAGATGTATCGAGCGAAATGACGGCTTCGTCCTCTACAGACTGCGCAGGGTGCGCATTCTGGCACGCAATAACTTCTGCACGCTGCTCACCCGTCAGCCCGGCAAGCCATAGATTTTTGACGATATTTTCTTTGAGCGGGACGTTATAGGCGGCCATGTTCATCCCCTCCCTCAGCTCACCGGTTGGAGCAGCATCTGGCCGGTGCAGCAGCGCGAGAGGTTGAAGTGCTTCCTGGGTCAGGCGGTTGCCAAGAAGCAGAGCAACGGCTGCTTCAGCAGTATTGTTTGAAACAACCGGATCAATCTGGAGGCCAACAATCAATAACATCGCATCATCTTTAATGCGGTGATCCAGCCAGTGGTTGACTACCCCCGGCCCATTGCTGTCTGTGTACTCAAGTGCACAGGTTATGCCACTCTCTTGCCAGGCTTCCTGCCAGATATTGCTGACAGCAGGGAGTGGCAGAGATGACGAGACATCGAGGATGACAACAAGCGAAGCGTTCTCAGGAAACTGGTGAAATGGAAGATCGGCAATAAGCTCAGAGAACAAACGTGAGATAACCAATCCAGGAGTATCTTCTGGTTCTGCCGTAATACGGCTCAGCCTCCTGCTTTTTTCGCCTTTCCAGTCCGACTGCGAAATGATAATGCTGTGATTATTGAGCATATCATCAGCGACAGAACGCTGTTCGTCTTCCTGATGGGCTGTAATAAATGTCGTATTCAACACCTGAAGCGCACGACGAGCCCTACGGGTCTCACTTAAGATCCATTGCTCCCGACGCCGGTCAAAACCATTCGCTTTACTGTCCTGTAATGACCAGGCCCACATGCGAATAGTGAAACACACAATCCACACAACTAATGGTGTGCCAATGGCCAACATCCAGAAGTGACTGTTATCGATGTATCGTCCGAATATCCGCATAAGAATCACGCTGATGACCAGCATCGCCACCAATACGGCAAGCCAACGAGATATTTTAGGTGGAACTTCCCGGGGATAACATTTCGGAAGATCTTTCAGGGAATACGACATTCACACTCTCATGCTTTAAAATTTCCAAATTTTAACTAAGGCTAGTCACCATCAAATGAAATGCTCTCAAGCAATTTCAATGCTTCTTTAGATAGATCTTCACCTTTATCATCAAAAGAATTAACACCAGAACCACATAGGGAATTATTTTTATGTATCAAACAAAAATAAATACTCTGGCCTAGCGTTCCATCTTTAAGTTTCGCCATGCCATTAACAGCCATAATACCAGATGCATCTTTGCTTTCAACCTGAAATAGAGATAGATGATTTGCCTTCCCATTTTTCACATATGTAGCATCTGGAATTGATTTCCACACCTTATTTTTGTAGTCATAAATAATTTTATTATCAGCGGAACTAACACTGGCCCCCTTGTTGTTAACTTGCTGTACATCATATCCTGTTTCAAATGCTTCACCAGAATACAGGCAAGTCCACTCCGATATTGGTGATTCTTTTTCGAAATACTTATCATCAGGCAATGCCGGGTATTTAAAATCACTAAAATGCATATTGCATGCATCAAAACTGGAAGACGAAGAAATGTTGGCACTTGAATCAGATGACAGGGCTCTAGTTACAGGAACAAATCCTGCGTCAGTAGCAAGAACAGAAGCCATAGAGAAAGAACTGAAACCAATAATAAATGGCATGCAAACTTTTTTCATAACATTATGCCCTTTGCTTATATACTTACATGGATGCCCTAATGACTATGAAATTTAACTTTTCTCTAGGCTTCGACCATTGATACAATTTTTCAATTAAATATATCTTTAACTCTATATATCTCTTTACATATCGAATGCAGTTATTTAAGACTTTTGAGGGGGATAGAACATGACTTTGGAGTGTTATCGTCATAAATCATATTTACCAGATCATGACCTTCAATTCTTACGTTAACAAAGTCATCGCCGCATGTTGGCTTTATCTCTTTGAATTTTTTGTCGGCAGGAGAAAAGACAAATAACCTATAGATTTTATAAGTACCCATTCCCTCATCCAGATGCCAAATACTAAAATCTTTATAGCCATCACGATTGTAATCTTCAAATGTAATGTGATTTTTTT from Lelliottia sp. JS-SCA-14 carries:
- a CDS encoding XAC2610-related protein: MKYAFFFLFIFTKIAFGCDNDILDVNSAKNISAKVLLKDNDSLEVSVSEAGKQVNQENVDVSSEKKNHITFEDYNRDGYKDFSIWHLDEGMGTYKIYRLFVFSPADKKFKEIKPTCGDDFVNVRIEGHDLVNMIYDDNTPKSCSIPLKSLK